A single genomic interval of Picosynechococcus sp. PCC 7003 harbors:
- the hypB gene encoding hydrogenase nickel incorporation protein HypB — protein MCGNCGCNAVEKPVEIHTHAHDHSHGDHDHHHPHDHDHHHGHNGSHHHSHSIDINQSIFAKNDRLAERNRGYFLAKDLFVINVVSSPGSGKTALLERTIDQLKNKLNSAVIVGDLETDNDAQRLRKNDVPVAQITTGTLCHLDAEMVLNAARKISLDDANLLIIENVGNLVCPAAYDLGEHKRIVLLSTTEGEDKPLKYPTMFKSADVVIVNKIDIAEVVGFDRNLALENIQKMCPQAEIFELSARTGEGMDNWLNYLQSQYQMIVGQPVLIP, from the coding sequence ATGTGTGGAAATTGCGGTTGTAACGCTGTTGAAAAACCTGTAGAAATTCATACCCATGCCCATGATCACTCCCACGGGGATCATGACCATCATCATCCCCATGATCACGACCACCACCACGGGCACAATGGCAGTCATCACCATAGCCATTCTATCGATATTAATCAATCCATTTTTGCAAAAAATGATCGTCTCGCAGAGCGTAATCGCGGCTATTTTCTGGCGAAAGATTTATTTGTCATCAATGTCGTTTCTAGTCCGGGTTCGGGAAAAACGGCATTACTAGAACGAACGATTGATCAATTAAAAAATAAACTAAATTCCGCCGTTATTGTCGGTGATTTAGAAACCGATAATGATGCCCAACGACTCCGCAAAAATGATGTTCCCGTTGCCCAAATTACCACAGGAACCCTCTGTCATCTCGATGCCGAAATGGTCTTAAATGCGGCAAGAAAAATCTCCCTTGATGATGCTAATCTATTAATCATTGAAAATGTGGGTAATTTAGTTTGTCCCGCTGCCTATGATCTGGGTGAACACAAAAGAATTGTGTTACTTTCCACGACAGAAGGGGAGGATAAACCATTAAAATACCCGACAATGTTTAAGTCTGCTGATGTTGTCATTGTTAATAAAATTGATATTGCTGAAGTGGTGGGTTTTGACCGTAATTTGGCATTAGAAAATATCCAAAAAATGTGTCCCCAAGCAGAAATTTTTGAACTATCGGCGCGCACAGGGGAAGGAATGGATAACTGGTTAAACTATCTTCAAAGTCAGTATCAAATGATTGTTGGGCAACCTGTATTAATTCCTTAG
- the hypD gene encoding hydrogenase formation protein HypD: MKFVDEFRDPAAVQGYIKAIANIVTRPWQIMEICGGQTHSIVKYGIDQLLPPEITLIHGPGCPVCVTPAELIDQAIALAQLPDVVLCSFGDMLRVPGTSLDLLAVKARGAAVKMVYSPLDALKMAQENPDKQVIFFAVGFETTAPTTAMAVYQAEKLGLKNFSLLVAHVLVPPAMAAILSAPNCQIQGFLLAGHVCTVMGYQEYEAIAENYQIPLIVTGFEPLDIVQGIYLCVKQLEEGRSHIENQYHRVVQAAGNPTAQQLVTEIFETVPRIWRGIGEIPQSGFGLREKYAAFDASRKFKLDYAAVTPPQTSPCISGEILQGQKKPKQCPAFGTSCTPEHPLGAPMVSSEGACAAYYRYGGSISPRNEVVNKSN, translated from the coding sequence ATGAAATTTGTCGATGAATTTCGCGATCCGGCGGCGGTGCAAGGGTATATCAAGGCGATCGCCAATATTGTTACCCGTCCTTGGCAGATCATGGAAATTTGTGGCGGACAAACCCACAGCATCGTGAAATATGGCATCGATCAACTGCTGCCCCCAGAGATTACGTTGATCCATGGCCCCGGTTGTCCGGTCTGCGTCACCCCTGCTGAATTGATTGATCAGGCGATCGCCCTGGCCCAGTTGCCCGATGTGGTGCTTTGTTCCTTCGGTGATATGTTGCGCGTGCCGGGGACGAGTCTCGATTTGCTTGCGGTGAAGGCGCGGGGGGCAGCCGTAAAAATGGTTTATTCTCCCCTCGATGCCCTGAAAATGGCGCAGGAAAATCCCGATAAACAGGTGATTTTTTTTGCGGTGGGCTTTGAAACGACAGCACCAACCACGGCGATGGCAGTCTACCAAGCTGAAAAATTGGGCTTAAAAAATTTCTCCCTCTTGGTCGCCCACGTGTTGGTTCCGCCAGCGATGGCAGCGATTTTGTCTGCTCCCAATTGCCAAATTCAGGGCTTTTTACTGGCGGGTCATGTTTGTACTGTGATGGGTTATCAGGAATACGAGGCGATCGCCGAAAATTACCAAATCCCCCTGATCGTGACGGGCTTTGAACCATTGGACATTGTGCAAGGCATTTACCTGTGCGTGAAACAGTTGGAAGAAGGGCGATCGCACATCGAAAATCAATACCATCGCGTCGTGCAAGCCGCAGGCAATCCAACCGCCCAGCAATTAGTGACAGAAATTTTTGAAACTGTACCGCGAATTTGGCGTGGCATCGGAGAAATTCCCCAGAGTGGTTTCGGATTGCGCGAAAAATACGCCGCCTTTGATGCCTCTCGCAAATTTAAGCTAGATTACGCCGCTGTCACGCCACCGCAAACCTCCCCCTGTATCAGCGGCGAAATTCTCCAGGGTCAAAAAAAACCCAAGCAATGTCCCGCCTTTGGCACAAGCTGCACCCCGGAACATCCCCTTGGTGCGCCGATGGTTTCCTCTGAAGGGGCCTGCGCTGCTTATTATCGCTACGGTGGATCAATTTCCCCTAGAAACGAGGTCGTAAACAAAAGCAATTAA
- the hypA gene encoding hydrogenase maturation nickel metallochaperone HypA, producing MHEVAIMTETVAIACASAKQQNATKIVGLTMRIGAMSGVVPEALSFAFEAVAGGTLAEQAKLIIEMVPVTCYCAQCDRPFTPLDLFDECPLCGNLSQQILSGKEVELKSLEVI from the coding sequence ATGCATGAAGTCGCAATCATGACAGAAACCGTGGCGATCGCCTGTGCCTCAGCCAAACAACAAAACGCCACAAAAATTGTGGGTTTAACAATGCGAATTGGGGCAATGAGTGGGGTGGTGCCGGAAGCCCTGAGTTTTGCCTTTGAAGCGGTGGCGGGCGGAACCCTTGCCGAACAGGCTAAACTAATCATTGAAATGGTTCCTGTGACCTGTTATTGTGCCCAATGTGATCGCCCTTTTACGCCACTTGATTTGTTTGATGAATGCCCTTTATGTGGCAATTTAAGTCAACAAATTCTGAGTGGCAAAGAAGTCGAATTAAAATCCTTAGAGGTGATTTAA
- a CDS encoding hydrogenase maturation protease has protein sequence MKQTLIIGYGNTLRSDDGAGQTVAKAFFDQENIMAIATHQLTPELVEDLIQVERVYFVDAAPIDTVTIQLIQLRDDEHNFGHFIDPQSLLNLAKKIYHYAPDAYFVLIPAQNFELGESYSEITQNAIQTAIQLLQEQVTPCMKSQL, from the coding sequence ATGAAACAGACTTTAATTATTGGCTATGGAAATACCTTACGTTCTGATGATGGGGCGGGACAAACCGTTGCTAAAGCTTTTTTTGATCAAGAAAATATAATGGCGATCGCCACCCATCAACTCACCCCAGAATTAGTGGAAGATTTAATCCAAGTGGAGCGCGTTTATTTTGTCGATGCTGCTCCCATTGATACCGTCACCATTCAGTTGATTCAACTCAGAGATGATGAGCACAATTTTGGACATTTTATTGACCCCCAAAGTCTCTTAAATTTAGCAAAAAAAATCTATCATTATGCCCCTGATGCCTACTTCGTTTTAATTCCGGCTCAAAATTTTGAATTGGGAGAAAGCTATTCTGAAATTACCCAAAATGCCATCCAAACAGCAATTCAGCTTTTACAGGAACAAGTCACACCATGCATGAAGTCGCAATTATGA
- the dtd gene encoding D-aminoacyl-tRNA deacylase, whose product MKIVLQRVQRSQVSVNQQIVGQINRGLTLLVGISPTDTDAELQWLTRKCLDLRLFPDPEGNPWQASIQDIQGEILVVSQFTLYGDCRKGRRPSFSGSAKPDQAEPLYEKFVACLRQSGLKIETGQFGAMMQVEIINDGPVTLILEREAQPS is encoded by the coding sequence ATGAAAATTGTTCTCCAACGGGTACAACGTTCCCAGGTCAGCGTCAATCAGCAAATTGTCGGCCAAATTAACCGCGGCTTAACGCTCCTCGTTGGCATTTCCCCCACCGACACCGACGCCGAATTACAGTGGCTTACCCGCAAGTGCCTTGATCTACGCCTCTTTCCGGATCCTGAGGGCAATCCCTGGCAAGCCTCGATCCAGGACATCCAAGGAGAAATCCTCGTAGTCAGTCAATTTACCCTCTATGGCGACTGTCGCAAGGGGCGGCGGCCATCCTTTAGTGGTTCTGCGAAACCAGATCAAGCCGAACCACTCTACGAAAAATTTGTGGCCTGCCTCCGCCAAAGCGGACTGAAGATTGAAACCGGACAGTTTGGCGCCATGATGCAGGTGGAAATCATCAACGATGGCCCCGTAACCCTCATCCTAGAGCGCGAGGCCCAACCCTCCTGA
- a CDS encoding protochlorophyllide reductase produces the protein MTDQQKTAIITGASSGVGLYGAKALAEKGWHVVMACRNLEKTERVAKEVGIPEASRTIMHLDLADFDSVRKFVADFRATGKTLNSLVCNAAVYLPLAKEPQRNKDGYELCVATNHLGHFLLCNLMLEDLKNSPAADKRLVILGTVTANPKEVGGKIPIPAPPDLGDLQGMAAGFKPPVAMIDGKIFKPGKAYKDSKLCNILTMRELHNRYHKDTGIIFNSFYPGCVAETGLFRNHYGLFRKIFPWFQKNITGGYVTEEVAGERLAKVVADPGFDVSGVYWSWGNRQQQGREAFMQEVSDEALDDNKADVLWDLSAKLVGMPA, from the coding sequence ATGACAGATCAACAAAAAACCGCGATCATTACTGGTGCCTCGTCCGGGGTCGGACTCTATGGGGCCAAAGCCCTCGCCGAGAAAGGCTGGCATGTGGTCATGGCCTGCCGCAACCTCGAAAAAACCGAACGAGTCGCCAAAGAAGTCGGTATCCCCGAAGCCAGTCGGACGATCATGCACCTTGATCTCGCTGATTTCGATAGCGTCCGTAAATTCGTCGCCGATTTTCGGGCCACAGGTAAAACCCTAAACTCCCTTGTTTGTAATGCGGCGGTGTATCTGCCCCTCGCCAAGGAACCCCAACGCAACAAAGATGGTTATGAACTCTGCGTTGCCACCAACCACTTGGGTCATTTCCTGCTCTGCAATTTAATGCTGGAAGACCTCAAAAATTCTCCCGCCGCGGACAAACGCCTTGTGATTCTCGGTACCGTCACCGCCAACCCGAAAGAAGTGGGTGGAAAAATTCCCATTCCGGCGCCCCCCGACCTTGGGGATCTCCAGGGGATGGCCGCTGGCTTTAAGCCCCCTGTCGCGATGATCGACGGCAAAATCTTTAAACCCGGTAAAGCTTACAAAGACAGCAAACTCTGTAATATCCTCACCATGCGGGAACTCCACAACCGCTATCACAAAGACACGGGGATTATCTTCAACTCCTTTTATCCGGGCTGTGTTGCCGAAACGGGCCTCTTTAGAAATCACTATGGTCTGTTCCGGAAGATCTTCCCTTGGTTCCAAAAAAATATTACCGGGGGCTATGTCACCGAAGAAGTCGCAGGAGAACGTCTGGCCAAAGTTGTCGCCGATCCTGGCTTCGATGTCTCTGGCGTTTACTGGAGTTGGGGGAACCGCCAACAGCAAGGACGGGAAGCTTTTATGCAGGAAGTTTCTGATGAGGCCCTTGATGATAACAAAGCAGATGTCCTTTGGGATCTCAGCGCCAAGTTAGTCGGCATGCCGGCTTAA
- a CDS encoding Ni/Fe hydrogenase subunit alpha, giving the protein MSKTIIIDPVTRIEGHAKISIYLDDQGEVNEARFHVGEFRGFEKFCEGRPFWEMPALTSRICGICPVSHLIASSKTGDQLLAVKIPAAAEKLRRMINLAQITQSHALSFFHLSSPDLIFGWDGDPKTRNVFGLIAADPDLARGGIRLRKFGQDIIKILGSQKVHPAWSIPGGVRSPLTKEGKIYIKRGLPEAKNTVRNALSLFKKILDSHQEEVEVFGNFPSLYLGLVGESGAWEHYNGILRMIDSRGNIVGDRLDPNNYREFLGEKLQADSYLKSPYYKLFGETGVYRVGPLARLNICEHFGTPLADQELIEYRQRHGRIVQASFVYHHARLIEILGSLERIERMIDDPDLFSSRLQAEAGVNQTEAVGVSEAPRGTLFHHYQVDENGLLQKINLVIATGQNNFAINRTVTQIAKHYIHGENVAEGILNRVEAGVRNYDPCLSCSTHAAGQMPMILQLISPDGSIVKEIRRDS; this is encoded by the coding sequence ATGTCTAAAACAATTATCATTGATCCCGTAACTCGCATCGAAGGACATGCCAAAATTTCCATTTACCTAGATGATCAAGGGGAAGTGAATGAAGCCCGTTTCCATGTGGGGGAATTTCGCGGTTTTGAGAAATTTTGTGAGGGTCGTCCCTTTTGGGAAATGCCCGCCTTAACGTCCCGAATCTGTGGCATTTGTCCTGTCAGTCACCTGATTGCTTCGTCCAAAACAGGGGATCAATTATTAGCTGTAAAAATTCCCGCAGCGGCAGAAAAATTGCGACGGATGATCAATCTTGCTCAGATTACCCAATCCCATGCCCTCAGTTTTTTCCACCTCAGTAGTCCCGATTTAATTTTCGGTTGGGACGGCGATCCAAAAACAAGAAATGTGTTTGGTTTAATTGCTGCCGATCCAGATTTAGCACGGGGGGGAATCCGCCTGAGAAAGTTTGGACAGGACATTATTAAAATCCTTGGCAGCCAAAAAGTTCACCCCGCCTGGTCAATCCCCGGTGGTGTGCGATCGCCTTTGACTAAAGAAGGAAAAATCTACATTAAAAGGGGCTTGCCGGAGGCAAAAAATACCGTTAGAAATGCCCTGAGTTTGTTTAAAAAAATCCTTGATTCCCATCAGGAAGAAGTGGAAGTCTTTGGCAATTTTCCGAGTCTTTATCTGGGCTTAGTGGGGGAGTCCGGTGCATGGGAACATTACAATGGCATTTTGCGAATGATCGATAGCCGCGGCAATATTGTTGGCGATCGCCTTGATCCGAACAATTACCGTGAATTCCTTGGGGAAAAATTACAGGCAGATTCTTATTTAAAATCCCCTTACTATAAGCTTTTTGGGGAGACGGGGGTTTACCGCGTTGGACCTTTGGCACGGTTAAATATTTGCGAACATTTTGGCACACCATTAGCCGATCAAGAACTCATTGAATATCGGCAACGGCACGGCAGAATCGTGCAGGCTTCCTTCGTTTATCATCATGCTAGATTAATTGAAATCCTTGGTTCCCTCGAAAGAATTGAGCGGATGATTGATGATCCAGATTTGTTTTCTAGCCGTTTACAAGCAGAGGCGGGAGTCAATCAAACCGAAGCCGTTGGCGTGAGTGAAGCACCACGAGGAACCCTATTTCACCATTATCAAGTGGATGAAAATGGACTACTTCAAAAAATCAATTTAGTGATTGCTACGGGACAAAACAATTTTGCGATTAACCGCACTGTAACCCAAATTGCCAAGCATTATATTCATGGTGAAAATGTCGCCGAAGGTATTTTAAATCGGGTGGAAGCTGGGGTAAGAAATTACGATCCTTGCTTGAGTTGTTCAACCCATGCTGCCGGACAAATGCCGATGATTTTGCAGCTAATTTCCCCCGATGGTTCAATTGTTAAAGAAATTCGTCGTGATAGTTAA
- a CDS encoding YtxH domain-containing protein, with amino-acid sequence MAERNGGAFVGGMLIGGAVGAIAGLLLAPRSGKDTRKILKKSLEALPELAEDLSDSLQLHADQLSETARRNWDETLQRLQEAIAAGIEASQTEAQRLDTEEDELLPAQEIDPSQN; translated from the coding sequence ATGGCTGAGCGAAATGGTGGGGCCTTTGTGGGCGGTATGCTCATTGGGGGCGCTGTGGGGGCGATCGCCGGTTTATTACTCGCACCGCGCTCCGGTAAAGATACCCGAAAAATTCTCAAAAAATCCCTCGAAGCACTGCCAGAACTGGCGGAGGATCTCTCGGATAGTCTACAACTCCACGCCGATCAGCTCTCGGAAACGGCCCGCCGCAATTGGGACGAGACGCTGCAGCGGTTACAGGAGGCGATCGCCGCTGGGATTGAAGCGAGCCAAACCGAAGCCCAACGCCTCGATACCGAAGAAGATGAACTCCTTCCTGCCCAAGAGATTGACCCGTCCCAAAATTAA
- a CDS encoding Uma2 family endonuclease, which translates to MSTILTNSLQSLTLQEFLNLPEGDITYELQDGQAIPKMSPKRIHSCLQRTFLIMLSAWGNNDDSLLVGDAYPEWAIALQRRGVDWCPVPDVTYISDAKLSDLDLSNGPCPVPPELVVEILSPGQSFEEMTQKALDYLAAEIKRVWLVSDQERSLTVFAPNTPPMTYRGNQVIEDDLFPQLRFTMDEIFNKAKI; encoded by the coding sequence ATGAGTACAATCCTGACTAATTCTCTCCAAAGCCTAACCCTTCAGGAGTTTTTGAATTTACCAGAAGGGGATATTACCTATGAGCTACAAGACGGCCAAGCTATTCCGAAAATGTCACCAAAACGAATTCATTCCTGTTTACAACGTACTTTTCTCATAATGTTGTCGGCTTGGGGTAATAATGATGATTCACTCCTAGTGGGAGATGCCTATCCTGAATGGGCGATCGCCTTACAGCGCCGTGGCGTAGATTGGTGTCCGGTGCCTGATGTGACTTATATTTCCGATGCTAAACTATCTGACCTCGATCTTAGTAATGGCCCTTGTCCAGTGCCTCCAGAGTTAGTGGTCGAAATTTTGTCCCCCGGTCAGTCCTTTGAAGAGATGACCCAAAAAGCCCTTGATTACCTAGCGGCAGAGATCAAGCGGGTCTGGCTCGTGAGTGACCAAGAACGAAGCTTAACTGTTTTCGCCCCCAATACTCCTCCCATGACCTATCGCGGGAACCAAGTCATTGAGGATGATCTGTTTCCCCAGCTTAGGTTCACAATGGATGAGATTTTTAACAAGGCAAAAATTTAA
- a CDS encoding Uma2 family endonuclease — protein MLLELKRIQVPPGQHIILRDISWQEFEQILTDLGEHRAARIAYKDQCLEIMTPLAEHEDNKEIISDLIKVLLEELDMEFRCLGSTTFRKETSQGLEPDQCFYIKNEAKIRGKSRIDLSIDPPPDLALEIDITSRTYPDIYAALGVPELWRFERNTLQINVLINGQYQSISDSQIFAGWNLIQVIPQFLADSKVEGRTTILRKFRRWVQQQRS, from the coding sequence ATGTTATTAGAACTCAAACGTATTCAAGTCCCCCCCGGTCAGCATATTATTTTACGGGATATTAGCTGGCAGGAATTCGAGCAAATTTTAACAGACTTAGGCGAACATCGTGCGGCTCGGATTGCATATAAAGATCAATGTTTAGAGATTATGACTCCATTAGCTGAACATGAAGATAATAAAGAAATTATTAGTGATTTAATCAAAGTATTGCTGGAAGAACTCGACATGGAATTTCGTTGCTTAGGTTCTACCACATTTAGAAAAGAAACATCCCAAGGGCTAGAACCTGATCAATGTTTTTACATTAAGAATGAAGCAAAAATACGAGGTAAAAGTCGCATTGATTTAAGCATTGATCCTCCACCTGATCTTGCCCTTGAAATTGACATCACATCTCGCACCTATCCTGATATTTATGCCGCATTAGGTGTCCCTGAATTATGGCGATTTGAGCGAAATACTTTACAAATTAATGTTTTAATTAATGGTCAGTATCAAAGCATTAGTGATAGTCAAATTTTTGCGGGTTGGAATCTCATTCAAGTCATACCTCAATTTTTGGCAGATAGTAAAGTTGAAGGACGCACCACTATTCTGCGAAAATTCCGTCGATGGGTACAACAGCAGAGGTCATAG
- a CDS encoding HypC/HybG/HupF family hydrogenase formation chaperone, whose amino-acid sequence MCLAVPGKILEITGDDPLFKMGRVSFGGVVREVSLAYVPEAQVGDYAVVHAGFALSLLDEAAATETLANLAEMEAFAGVEP is encoded by the coding sequence ATGTGCCTTGCGGTGCCGGGAAAAATTTTAGAGATTACTGGAGACGATCCCCTCTTTAAAATGGGTCGCGTCAGTTTTGGGGGTGTGGTGCGGGAAGTGAGCCTCGCCTACGTGCCGGAAGCCCAAGTGGGGGATTATGCTGTTGTCCATGCGGGGTTTGCCCTGAGTTTGCTAGATGAGGCGGCGGCAACGGAAACCCTCGCTAATTTGGCAGAAATGGAAGCCTTTGCAGGAGTGGAGCCTTAA
- the hypF gene encoding carbamoyltransferase HypF, which translates to MKQRLHLEIQGTVQGVGFRPFVYQLATALNLCGWVNNSAAGVTIEVEGGRSPLHLFLEKLQTELPSNAKIDALKYQYLEPVNFKNFQIRASQTGEKIAVVLPDLATCSECIAEIFNPQNRRYQYPFTNCTHCGPRYSIIETLPYDRPLTSMADFSMCTDCQREYEDPGDRRFHAQPNACPNCGPQLNFLTAFKTNFEHQNPLTLAIQYLCDGKILALKGLGGFQLLTDARNFQAVQQLRDRKQRPDKPLAVMYPDLISVKNDCLLSKLEEKCLNSQASPIVLLQKRETFKLAKNVAPNNPHLGVMLPYTPLHHLLLNALNFPVVATSGNLSDEPICIDETEALARLKNIADGFLIHNRRILRPVDDSVVRVMHNTPVILRRARGYAPEPITLKQPLSKNILAMGGHLKNTVAIAQRDRIFLSQHIGDLSNQLTLQAMEQTLQKLSQIYDFEPDILTCDLHPDYLSSQYAKNLAQTLNIPLVPVQHHHAHIYACMAEHQLEFPVLGVAWDGTGYGADGTIWGGEFFFVDKGKNQRIAYLKPFPLIGGDQANKEPRRSALGLLSQWWTLEELSYLNVLGLKAFSEQELQLIKIMLKRKINTPLTSSVGRLFDAIASILGLYQRVTFEGQGAMALEFLIGDLKTNEFYGVDWEEKDDISTINVQPMVKAILEDLALNMGGDLIAAKFHNSLVELIVTVAKKSKLKQVILAGGCFQNKYLLERAIQRLTMEDFQVFYPQKFPPNDGAIALGQVVAVAQQFF; encoded by the coding sequence GTGAAACAACGGTTACATCTAGAGATTCAAGGTACGGTGCAGGGGGTTGGTTTTCGTCCCTTTGTTTATCAATTAGCCACAGCACTCAATTTATGCGGTTGGGTGAATAACTCCGCTGCGGGGGTGACAATTGAGGTGGAAGGAGGGCGATCGCCACTTCATTTATTTCTCGAAAAACTACAAACAGAGTTGCCATCCAATGCAAAAATTGATGCTTTAAAATATCAATATTTAGAGCCAGTTAATTTTAAAAATTTTCAAATTCGTGCCAGTCAAACTGGAGAAAAAATTGCCGTTGTTTTACCTGATTTAGCTACCTGTTCTGAATGCATTGCAGAAATTTTCAATCCTCAAAATCGCCGTTATCAATACCCTTTTACGAACTGCACCCATTGCGGCCCCCGCTACAGCATTATTGAAACCCTGCCCTACGATCGCCCCTTAACCTCAATGGCGGATTTTTCGATGTGCACAGACTGTCAACGGGAATATGAAGACCCCGGCGATCGCCGTTTCCATGCCCAACCGAATGCCTGCCCAAACTGTGGGCCTCAATTAAACTTTTTGACGGCTTTTAAAACTAATTTTGAGCACCAAAATCCGTTAACATTGGCGATTCAATATCTCTGTGATGGCAAAATTCTGGCATTAAAAGGTTTAGGGGGATTTCAATTATTAACGGATGCTAGAAATTTTCAGGCGGTGCAACAACTGCGCGATCGCAAACAACGACCCGACAAACCGTTAGCAGTAATGTATCCCGATTTGATTTCCGTCAAAAACGATTGCTTGCTTTCAAAATTAGAAGAAAAATGCCTGAATTCACAAGCCAGTCCCATTGTTTTATTACAGAAAAGAGAAACCTTTAAATTAGCTAAAAATGTTGCGCCAAATAATCCTCATTTAGGGGTAATGTTGCCCTATACGCCATTACATCATTTGCTATTAAATGCGCTTAATTTTCCGGTGGTGGCAACCAGTGGCAACCTCAGTGATGAACCCATTTGCATTGATGAAACGGAAGCATTAGCAAGGCTTAAAAATATTGCGGATGGATTCTTAATTCATAATCGCCGCATTCTTCGTCCTGTGGATGATTCAGTAGTGCGAGTGATGCATAATACACCTGTGATCTTGCGGCGGGCAAGGGGCTATGCACCGGAACCCATTACCTTAAAACAACCCCTCTCAAAAAATATTTTGGCAATGGGGGGACATCTAAAAAATACGGTGGCGATCGCCCAAAGAGATCGTATTTTTTTAAGTCAACATATTGGCGATTTGTCTAATCAATTAACGCTGCAAGCGATGGAACAAACCTTGCAAAAATTAAGCCAAATTTATGACTTTGAACCTGATATTCTTACCTGTGATTTACATCCTGACTATCTCTCTAGCCAATACGCTAAAAATCTTGCCCAAACACTCAATATTCCTCTAGTGCCAGTGCAACATCACCATGCTCACATCTATGCCTGCATGGCTGAACATCAGCTTGAATTTCCAGTGTTAGGGGTGGCTTGGGATGGTACGGGTTATGGTGCAGATGGCACAATTTGGGGCGGTGAATTTTTCTTTGTTGATAAGGGAAAAAATCAGCGGATTGCTTACCTTAAACCCTTCCCTCTCATTGGTGGCGATCAAGCGAATAAAGAGCCGCGTCGCAGTGCCTTAGGCTTATTATCCCAATGGTGGACATTAGAGGAATTAAGCTATTTAAATGTCCTAGGGTTAAAGGCTTTTTCGGAGCAGGAATTACAGTTAATTAAAATAATGTTAAAACGGAAAATTAATACGCCTTTAACGTCTAGTGTAGGACGGCTATTTGATGCGATCGCCTCTATTTTAGGGTTATACCAAAGGGTAACGTTTGAAGGGCAGGGGGCAATGGCACTAGAATTTTTAATTGGTGATCTAAAAACAAATGAATTCTATGGTGTTGACTGGGAAGAAAAAGATGATATTTCAACGATTAATGTACAGCCAATGGTGAAAGCTATCCTTGAGGATTTAGCATTAAATATGGGTGGTGATTTAATTGCAGCAAAATTTCACAACTCGCTTGTTGAACTGATTGTAACAGTGGCTAAAAAATCGAAACTAAAACAGGTTATTTTGGCGGGGGGCTGTTTTCAAAATAAATATCTGTTGGAAAGGGCAATTCAACGCTTAACGATGGAGGATTTCCAGGTGTTTTATCCCCAAAAGTTTCCGCCCAATGATGGGGCGATCGCCTTAGGTCAAGTCGTGGCAGTAGCACAACAATTTTTTTAA